The Salegentibacter sp. Hel_I_6 region TACTAAGTTTTATCCCCAATTTTTGTTGGTCTATAACTGCTGAAAGAACGGGAATAAAATAAGTTACCGACATAGTAAGAAGAATAAGACCTGTAAAGGAATAAATAGTGGTTAGTAGCCTCCAATAATTTCCTGCCGCTATAAAATCACCAACGCCCAGAGTGGAGAGGGTAAAACCGCTATAATATATTACCTCCCATAATCCTGCGGTGGTCTTGGTGGAACTTTGAATTATTGATCCAGGATTGGAATATAAAATCAACACCATACTACTCCACAGGGCAAAGACCCAAATTATTACAATTGCAATAAGCAGGATATAACCTGCATGACTTAAAAATTTTGAGCTTCCGTCTTTGCCAGAAATATTTAAAAATCCTTTCCAGAAAAAATGGGAAAACCGGCTGGTTAACCACCCCCCACCCTGCAAGGAAAGAGTTGTTTGAATAACATCTAACACAATTAATAGATAAATAATTATGCCTAAGATTGAAAGAATGTTCATATTTTATGCTTTATTTTATTTGACCTAAGTAGCCCCTTGAACAAGCTAACCCTGTTAAACTTCCATACCAAGGGAAACTTAGACCATATTTATACTTTTCCGGTCTTTTACTTGTAACTTCCTATAACCTGAAGGGGAAAGCCCAGTTGCCTTTT contains the following coding sequences:
- a CDS encoding potassium channel family protein translates to MNILSILGIIIYLLIVLDVIQTTLSLQGGGWLTSRFSHFFWKGFLNISGKDGSSKFLSHAGYILLIAIVIIWVFALWSSMVLILYSNPGSIIQSSTKTTAGLWEVIYYSGFTLSTLGVGDFIAAGNYWRLLTTIYSFTGLILLTMSVTYFIPVLSAVIDQQKLGIKLSTLGSTPQEIVLNSWNKKDFSRLTNKIDDISDSIIKYSQHHRTYPVIHYFHNPNQSNNVVLQLARLYEALVILTHKIKKEKQPPLEDIRPLIVAFENYFKIISEVTHINIKEKNTAKISVAILQEHGLVSTTIEQKDIEEKFMKKRRFFKTLLLQDGWKWTQLEEKKP